The genomic stretch tcggttttagattttcatttcacatccctatgtagttgaacttcctgagagaagtattctacttcaaaattggatttcctgatggcaatcttcatgctgccccaacacggggggaataatggctgtctggcgacacacgctgagaaaaaccgcgctgctcctgagacgtggtgaccaaccacagggctattgCTGCTgcaaaggaaggacgactgctgttgtcgctgtacacacgctgagaaaaaccgcgctgctcctgagacgtggtgaccaaccacagagctagtgctgcagctaaggaaggacgactgctgttgtcgctgtctagaactattatgagcggctccggctgaaacaggctcttatatatgccaaatagcatgttttgaattgcaaggtatatgatcctgtcgaccgtgcttgggaagcaagcatataacgaccaatcagaggtcgaattttccgttttgacaaggcttgactattttcaatagtacaatagtgtgaataatgaaattataattatcttattttgggaagaatcttagaagattttccaatctattgctgcaagaacgaaggaaatccatcgaatactaaccgatttattagcatttgaaattggacatatttttcacttttttcggttttagattttcatttcacatccctatgtagccgaacttcctgagagaagtattctacttcaaaagggaTTAAGTATCATTGCGTATATGAGATAATACATGCCGTTTTTGTTTTGCATTCTTCAGGAATCCACAAAAAGAAATAACGTCAATCAATCGAATATCAATTGAAAAGGTTGTTAAATAATTTATTGACTGTGTTGGAATGTTGTTCGCTGCGTCAAACAACAATAACGAAAATGTCTTCTGGAACTCTCGTATGTCCCAATGGATCATATCAAATgtaaatataattataaattgTTTATTCACATTACGTTTTCGATATAGATTACATGGGAATTTAGCAAACGAATAAGAACTATCGAGAAAAGGAAAACGAATGTTTTTTGGCGTACGACAGTGTGCACATGCACAGtgtcaaaaaacatttgatttgatATACAATAGGTGGGACTTGTTAATGCGTTCAATACAAATGTCACATTTATTTCTGTTTTGTAGCAAACCCACTAAAATAAATTCACAATCGAAGTAAGCAtgcaattaaattaaaaaaaaaggtcgtAAAAAGTGCATATTTATCTTGCAAATTCGAGTTAATCATTATATTGCAATTAATTTCTTCAGatgttttttattcatttaaacgAGTTGTTGGGTTGTCACGAAACTTCTTCAGCTGGTTTTTTGTTCTGAATCGTATGATCTCAGTTTTTTCGTTCAAGACGATCTTACGAATCTTCATTGGGATTTGGGTCCGGTAATTGAAGAGAGTGTGAGAGCGTTGATTTGATGTTGTAGAGTGGCTCGCTTCAGTTAACTTCTAAGaaaatttttgattgttttttaaaACGAACTTTCCATCTCGCTTTTCCAAAATATCCAGATACATGAATCGGTTAATAGTAGAATTTTTAGGGTACTAAACTCAGGACTTCATTACAAGTTACGAAGAGTTACGCCGAATCCTTTAGATCAATTAAAGTTCGTTTGTACGAATAGTTTTCTGACGTTGGTTTTTGGGAATATGAAGTATTTATGTTTATAATCAATATATTAGGTATTCGTGGTAGTTTAACTGACAAATCTCTAGCTAAACTGGTGTTGTAATATTTGAGCAAGAGCTCTACGGATAACTTTCCAATACCGTGCACCTCCAATTACTATTTAATAACTGCCATCGGTGCCTTACGGTTGCAGAAATGCCGTGTGAAGAAGCCGGCTGCCCTGGCACTGTGTGTGGGTAGTTCTTCTAGTATGCGTTCGTGGGTAGCGTAGATTTTGTCGTCCGACTTGTTCAGCTGCCGACGGTCGGCGCCAAGTTCAGTCGAAGCTTATGTGCGAAGCAAACAAGAAGTGCCAAGTGCTTACTAGAAACGATCACTTTCAGACAGGTGTGATAGGGTTGCGGAATAATCTTCTGATCGTGCGTACAATTGATCGATTGTACTTCCGATCTAGTGCCATTTACGAAGACTGATTTTTAGTGTTAATTGAAATATGTTAGGTGCGGTAGTATTAGTCTTACTGTCAGTATTTAGTACGATCGATGCTCAGAATAGCTCACCGCTAGTGAAGGCACCATCTAGAACGCAATTGAACCCATACCGTGTGCAATGGTATCAACTCAAACCTAATCAGCCCCAGGCTCAGCAGCAGCCACAACAATTGCCCGTGTCGTCAgtacagcagcaacaacagcagcaacagcagcagcaggcgcaacaacaacagcagggGCAAAGTTTTAGTGCCCCATCTCCTAGTCAAGGTCAACCACAGTTCCAGTATGATGCAGCATCTTTTACCGTCACTGATCTGGCCAGAAGAATCGGTACGGTTTTGGGCCAGCAAAGTAACGCAGCAGTGTTTTCTCCAGTTAGTATAGCTTGTGCTCTCTCGCTTTTGCTGCTTGCGGCAGACAAAGAAACCAAACGGGAACTGTTACAAGTGTTGAATTTTCCTCCGGACAAAACGCAACGTAATGGTATTCATCATCAGTATGGGAAAATGCTTCGAGAGGTAGCCTCATCGGCTCCGGATGTTTATCCAATCCCATGGCGCCAAACGGACCGCTGCAATGAATATGATGACGAGGATGATTTTCAGCAAGAAATTCAAATAATTCATTTGGCAAATGCCATCTTTGTCAAGCGGGATCTTGCGTTGAACGGAAGGTACGTAGAATTATCGCAAAAGTTCTACAACAGCACAGTAAACCAGATGGATTTTGCTAATAATCCTCAGCAGTCAGCATCTAGTATAAACCAGTGGGCGAGTGATAATACGTATGGGAAAATTAATCAAATTGTGTCAAGCTACATTAACACTGATACTCAAATGATCGTCGCGAATGCGCTATACTTTAAAGGTCTGTGGAAGGAAGCGTTCGAAAAACAAGCAACCAGTTATAAGAAGTTCTACCCAGACGGTTATGCCAATCCATCGACGGTGAAGGAAGTTCTATCGATGGCTGTCATAGGATGTTTCCCATATTACGACGCAGTTCAGTATGATGCAAAAATTGTCGGGCTGCCTTACCAGGGTGACAAAACTGCTCTCTACATAATCATACCAAACAACTCAAGTCGCGCAAAGTTGCAACGTTTCCAAAGCACTTTGACGGGTAAAGATATTGGCGATATGGTAGTCAAAATGACTGTCAGAAAAGTGCTGATCCAAATGCCGAAAATGAAAATCTCCAACACGATTAATCTCAGAGACGTGCTGCAGAAGCTGAATCTTCGCACTATTTTTAGCCCAACGAGTAGTGATCTGTCGGGGATGCTAGATCAAACTGATCGCAACAGGAATGGGTTTCAAGACAACCCTCTTCGGATGCCACTTTACGCGAGTGAGATTATTCACAAGGTAGAACTGGAGATCAATGAGAAAGGAACGGAAGGCGGCGCCGTCACGGCGTCTACGATCTTCCGATCGCTACCGTCGGTTACCGTACGGATCGACACACCGTTTCTGATGTTGTTGGGGCATGACGCCACCAGGCTGCCGTTATTCTATGGAAGTATCTATGACCCTTCCAGTTAGTATGAGTATCGGGTAGagagagtgtgtgtgtatgtttgtgcgTGCATGTATGACTTTATCGTGTGTTtattattttgtcaataaaGGCATCGCgtagaatgttttttttaaactgttaaaattatattattattgaGTGAAATGGTCACTTGAGAAAAGCTAGAATGTAAAGTTTAATCTGTTGAATGGTTTGAATGCTTGCATCTTATGGAAATAATGAGATTTTCCTTTTTTGAGAAGTGAGGTAAAAATGGTAAAGCAAGACGACGCAACCGGTCTTACAAAAGAAAATTCACTACAGTAACGTATCTAGTGAAGTGATGCGCTAAACTCAACGGGAAGAATCTTAAATCCGAATTATCATCCTTAAGGGAGTTATCTTATTAGGCTTCAcaaatgttttttaattttttttcgagatgaaAAAAGCGAAAAAGAGAAATAACCTGTTTTTTGAAGGTGTGCCTAAGAGagatattcaatgctaccgtcTGCTGGGGTGAGGTTATACCAAATAGGTATACGTTTTTGTTCCTTATCTTGTAATATACACATTTCTGCAATGAACTTGATCCTGATCACGTCAATGTATGCTTTAATATGTGATTAGCAACTGTCACGAATTTGGTTAAGATGGATATTGGCCAAAAGCACATAAACATTGGCTCAATTTCACCTCATTTAGGGGTTGAGATTGTG from Wyeomyia smithii strain HCP4-BCI-WySm-NY-G18 chromosome 3, ASM2978416v1, whole genome shotgun sequence encodes the following:
- the LOC129728650 gene encoding serine protease inhibitor 28Dc-like, coding for MLGAVVLVLLSVFSTIDAQNSSPLVKAPSRTQLNPYRVQWYQLKPNQPQAQQQPQQLPVSSVQQQQQQQQQQQAQQQQQGQSFSAPSPSQGQPQFQYDAASFTVTDLARRIGTVLGQQSNAAVFSPVSIACALSLLLLAADKETKRELLQVLNFPPDKTQRNGIHHQYGKMLREVASSAPDVYPIPWRQTDRCNEYDDEDDFQQEIQIIHLANAIFVKRDLALNGRYVELSQKFYNSTVNQMDFANNPQQSASSINQWASDNTYGKINQIVSSYINTDTQMIVANALYFKGLWKEAFEKQATSYKKFYPDGYANPSTVKEVLSMAVIGCFPYYDAVQYDAKIVGLPYQGDKTALYIIIPNNSSRAKLQRFQSTLTGKDIGDMVVKMTVRKVLIQMPKMKISNTINLRDVLQKLNLRTIFSPTSSDLSGMLDQTDRNRNGFQDNPLRMPLYASEIIHKVELEINEKGTEGGAVTASTIFRSLPSVTVRIDTPFLMLLGHDATRLPLFYGSIYDPSS